One Campylobacterota bacterium DNA segment encodes these proteins:
- a CDS encoding anthranilate synthase component I family protein yields the protein MITSRRFSLDQFAPIAVYEKAKKLFPGEVSFLFESAGSSEGNYTIIVIGGRERLTYADKTTVYTDASGERQILDVSPFAFLKKYYSALDQKTYRERARELGVGYIDGFIGYIGYDMVQVFEPVLEESMSNLLDQTHIPDMDLILPKLTFVISHKNATITLLSCLDGFIGRFDEIEATLKAPYTYTPLAPIRNDRGGEFIFSKEQFFSMVDKSKEMIKSGDVFQILMTNRYIRHAQVDPFSFYRILRLKNPSPYMYLMEFEDFNIVGSSPEVMVRLSDGEILLRPIAGTRKRGGTKQRDLELEEELLSDPKELAEHLMLIDLGRNDVGRVAKTGTVRVEEMMHVERYSHVMHIVSDVYATIRDDRDMFDLLAAVFTAGTMTGAPKIRAMELIAQFEGVKRGYYSGTIGYFGFDGNMDSAITIRTALIKEDEVILQAGAGVVADSVHELEYLEVTNKLGALTSTLDDLLEPQ from the coding sequence GTGATCACTTCCCGCCGTTTTTCGCTTGACCAGTTCGCACCCATCGCCGTATACGAAAAGGCCAAAAAACTTTTTCCCGGCGAAGTCAGTTTTCTGTTCGAAAGTGCCGGGAGCAGCGAAGGAAATTACACGATCATCGTGATCGGAGGCCGCGAACGCCTCACCTACGCCGACAAAACGACCGTCTACACCGATGCGTCGGGAGAACGGCAGATATTGGATGTTTCCCCTTTCGCCTTTTTGAAAAAGTATTATTCCGCGCTCGATCAGAAAACATACCGCGAGCGGGCTCGGGAACTCGGGGTCGGCTATATCGACGGTTTTATCGGCTACATCGGATACGACATGGTGCAGGTTTTCGAACCCGTACTCGAAGAATCGATGTCGAATCTGCTGGATCAGACCCATATTCCCGACATGGACCTGATTCTCCCCAAACTCACCTTCGTCATCTCGCACAAAAACGCGACGATCACGCTGCTCAGCTGTCTCGACGGTTTTATCGGACGGTTCGACGAGATCGAAGCGACGCTCAAAGCGCCCTATACGTATACCCCGCTGGCACCGATCCGCAACGACCGGGGCGGCGAGTTCATCTTTAGCAAAGAGCAGTTTTTCTCGATGGTGGACAAGTCCAAAGAGATGATCAAAAGCGGCGACGTTTTCCAGATCCTGATGACGAACCGCTACATCCGCCACGCACAGGTCGATCCGTTCAGTTTTTACCGGATCCTCCGCCTCAAGAACCCCTCTCCCTACATGTATCTGATGGAGTTTGAGGATTTCAACATCGTCGGAAGTTCCCCGGAAGTGATGGTCCGCCTCAGTGACGGCGAAATCCTGTTGCGGCCGATCGCCGGGACCCGTAAACGGGGCGGGACAAAACAGCGCGACCTCGAACTCGAAGAAGAACTCCTCTCCGATCCCAAAGAACTCGCGGAGCATCTGATGCTGATCGATCTGGGGCGCAACGACGTCGGTCGGGTCGCCAAAACGGGCACGGTACGGGTCGAAGAGATGATGCATGTCGAACGTTATTCGCACGTCATGCACATCGTCTCGGACGTTTACGCGACGATCCGCGACGACAGGGACATGTTCGATCTTCTCGCCGCCGTCTTTACCGCAGGAACGATGACCGGGGCGCCGAAAATCCGCGCGATGGAGCTGATCGCCCAGTTCGAAGGGGTCAAGCGGGGCTATTACAGCGGCACCATCGGCTATTTCGGGTTTGATGGCAACATGGACAGCGCGATCACGATCCGTACCGCTCTCATCAAAGAAGATGAAGTGATCCTGCAGGCGGGTGCGGGCGTCGTCGCCGATTCGGTCCACGAACTCGAATACCTCGAAGTGACCAACAAACTCGGTGCGCTCACCAGTACCCTGGATGATCTGCTCGAACCGCAATGA
- a CDS encoding shikimate dehydrogenase: MKLFTIFGDPVSHSRSPLMHNNVFKTLGIDACYTRTHLSDGQKLREVFFAKALSGANVTVPHKESAYAQCDEVRGIASMVKAVNTLVLENGRLIGYNTDADGFIRAIESFGEVRSALILGAGGTARALSVALRAKGIDVAVLNRSAGRLDYFKTEGFAAYAWEEFSPAAYDMIINTTSAGLSDNELPIPAPLLHGLLSRSKAAVDVIYGKETPFLREVKSCDLPYKDGSDMLLQQGVLASHLFLHCKYTPVEIEPAMRRSFLY; this comes from the coding sequence ATGAAGCTCTTTACGATCTTCGGCGATCCGGTGAGCCATTCGCGCTCCCCGCTGATGCACAACAACGTCTTTAAAACCCTCGGCATCGATGCGTGCTATACGCGTACCCATTTGAGCGACGGCCAAAAACTTCGAGAGGTATTTTTTGCCAAAGCCCTCAGCGGCGCCAACGTCACCGTTCCCCACAAAGAATCGGCCTATGCGCAGTGCGACGAAGTGCGCGGCATCGCCTCGATGGTTAAAGCGGTTAACACGCTCGTCCTCGAAAACGGCCGCTTGATCGGTTACAACACCGACGCCGACGGTTTCATCCGGGCCATCGAATCCTTCGGCGAGGTACGCTCCGCACTGATTCTCGGAGCGGGAGGGACCGCGCGCGCACTTTCCGTCGCCCTGCGCGCCAAGGGGATCGACGTCGCCGTACTCAACCGCTCCGCCGGACGGCTGGACTATTTCAAGACCGAAGGGTTCGCCGCCTACGCGTGGGAGGAGTTTTCACCCGCTGCCTACGATATGATCATCAATACGACCTCGGCGGGATTGTCGGATAACGAACTGCCGATTCCCGCACCCCTGCTGCATGGACTTCTCTCACGCAGCAAAGCGGCCGTCGACGTCATCTACGGCAAAGAAACCCCGTTTTTGCGGGAGGTCAAATCCTGCGACCTCCCTTATAAAGACGGATCGGACATGCTGTTGCAGCAGGGGGTGTTGGCCAGCCACCTCTTCCTGCACTGCAAATACACTCCGGTGGAAATCGAACCGGCCATGCGTCGAAGTTTTTTGTATTAA
- a CDS encoding TOBE domain-containing protein, with protein sequence MKIDGRFWLTKEGQSFLGAGRIELLERIDKTGSINAAAKEMKMSYKAAWERINGMNALADQPLIERLTGGRGGGGTKLTPYARELIATFHRFNELHRQFIDRFSEAGDDPERLARILSRTFLTTSARNQLPATLLSIEERGLNGILTLSLNGSHKIQSVITLKSIRSMGLTIGCDLYAIIKSSDVSIVTAPPKSDEPMNCLKGTISRIESQDETDEITFALDLFTELIALMNPKDTKKLSEGMNAYALISPKHIIIGL encoded by the coding sequence GTGAAAATCGACGGACGTTTCTGGCTCACCAAAGAGGGTCAAAGTTTTTTAGGCGCCGGACGGATCGAACTGCTGGAACGGATCGATAAAACGGGATCGATCAACGCCGCCGCCAAAGAGATGAAAATGAGCTACAAGGCGGCATGGGAACGGATCAACGGGATGAACGCGCTCGCCGATCAGCCTCTCATCGAACGCCTCACAGGGGGCCGTGGGGGCGGCGGGACGAAACTCACCCCCTACGCCCGCGAACTCATCGCGACGTTTCACCGTTTCAACGAGCTTCACCGCCAGTTTATCGACCGGTTCAGCGAAGCGGGAGACGACCCCGAACGGCTCGCCCGCATCCTCAGCCGTACGTTCCTTACCACCAGTGCGCGCAATCAGCTCCCCGCCACCCTCCTCTCTATCGAAGAACGCGGGCTGAACGGTATCCTCACCCTCTCTTTGAACGGAAGCCATAAAATCCAGTCCGTCATCACCCTCAAATCGATCCGGAGTATGGGTCTCACGATCGGATGCGATCTCTATGCCATCATCAAATCGAGCGATGTCAGCATCGTTACCGCTCCTCCAAAAAGCGATGAACCGATGAACTGTCTCAAGGGGACGATCAGTCGCATCGAATCGCAGGACGAAACCGATGAGATCACCTTCGCCCTTGATCTCTTTACCGAGCTGATCGCCCTGATGAATCCCAAAGATACCAAAAAGCTCTCCGAGGGGATGAACGCCTACGCCCTGATCTCTCCGAAACATATTATTATCGGGTTGTAA
- a CDS encoding DUF4238 domain-containing protein: MEKNKQIKRNHHYVWSHYLKSWAKVTDVFYISKKGKISKDSIKGLAKEIDFYKINPLNIDDIEYIKRFSAMSPDFLQEMHMSHLQYFIKLSNVSNTISQSKIYSKDLELLNNVIKHNSLENLHSLFEDTAVKAINELSKGNKNILDTATNMISFCTFLGHQLTRTKRMKERSSDAINMSMPFTNEALLFEKNWWFLSFMLGINVGWSLYESKTRNKHIYITNNTDIPFITSDNPIINVHSSVKGLNEFEAPEYADFFIPLSPKYAYMINDSSDYDHLELSISAEEVKNFNQAIYEKSHKTVFASEESALKDMKANKF; this comes from the coding sequence TTGGAAAAAAATAAACAGATAAAACGTAACCACCATTATGTATGGAGCCATTATTTAAAAAGTTGGGCTAAAGTCACTGATGTATTCTATATTTCTAAAAAGGGGAAAATTTCTAAAGATAGTATTAAAGGACTTGCGAAGGAAATTGACTTTTACAAAATTAATCCGCTTAATATAGATGATATTGAATATATAAAAAGATTTTCGGCGATGTCACCCGATTTTCTTCAAGAAATGCATATGTCACATTTGCAATACTTTATAAAGCTATCAAATGTATCCAATACTATTTCACAATCTAAGATTTATTCCAAAGATTTGGAATTGCTTAATAATGTAATAAAACACAATAGTTTGGAAAATTTACACTCATTATTTGAAGATACTGCGGTAAAGGCTATTAATGAGCTTTCAAAAGGAAATAAAAATATTTTAGATACTGCAACCAATATGATTTCGTTCTGCACATTTTTAGGTCATCAGCTTACAAGAACAAAAAGAATGAAAGAGAGATCATCTGATGCGATCAATATGAGTATGCCATTTACTAATGAAGCATTGCTATTTGAAAAAAATTGGTGGTTTTTGAGTTTTATGTTAGGAATTAATGTTGGATGGAGCTTATATGAATCTAAAACTCGGAACAAACATATCTATATAACAAACAATACGGATATTCCTTTTATTACGAGTGACAATCCAATAATAAACGTACATAGTTCTGTTAAAGGATTGAATGAATTTGAGGCACCAGAATATGCAGATTTTTTTATTCCTCTTTCACCAAAATACGCGTATATGATAAATGATTCTTCAGATTATGACCATCTTGAATTATCTATAAGTGCTGAAGAAGTAAAAAATTTCAATCAAGCGATCTATGAAAAATCACACAAAACTGTATTTGCGTCGGAAGAGAGTGCGTTGAAAGATATGAAAGCAAATAAATTTTGA
- the modA gene encoding molybdate ABC transporter substrate-binding protein, giving the protein MHPLKLVLASLAFSISSLVAGEVNIAAAADMKYALDDIAKVYMKRHPETKINTMFGSSGKAFTQISNGAPYDIYYSADIDYPKKLKAAGKAVGEVKPYAIGRIVLWSNTIDTAKGMNTLLSSNVKKIAIANPEHAPYGRAAVAALKTYGVYDKIKSKLIYGENINQTAQYAQTKAADIAILALSIASSPALRDTPSFLIPKESHPKLVQGYVLINNNPEAKAFISFFETKEANEILKKYGFVVQ; this is encoded by the coding sequence ATGCATCCGCTCAAACTTGTCCTGGCCTCTTTGGCATTCTCCATTTCCTCTTTAGTCGCCGGTGAAGTCAATATTGCCGCTGCCGCCGATATGAAGTATGCACTCGATGATATTGCCAAAGTGTATATGAAACGTCATCCCGAGACAAAAATCAATACGATGTTCGGTTCCTCAGGCAAAGCGTTCACCCAGATTAGCAACGGCGCACCCTATGACATCTACTATAGCGCAGATATTGACTACCCTAAAAAGCTCAAAGCCGCTGGAAAAGCAGTCGGTGAAGTTAAACCATACGCTATCGGGCGTATCGTTTTATGGAGCAATACGATCGATACGGCCAAGGGGATGAATACGTTGCTCTCATCCAATGTAAAGAAAATCGCAATCGCCAATCCCGAACACGCCCCATACGGACGCGCCGCAGTGGCCGCTCTTAAAACGTACGGTGTGTATGACAAGATCAAATCCAAACTCATTTACGGTGAAAACATTAATCAAACGGCACAATATGCCCAAACCAAAGCAGCCGATATTGCAATTTTAGCCCTCTCCATCGCTTCAAGTCCAGCTCTACGAGATACGCCGTCCTTTTTGATTCCGAAAGAGTCTCATCCGAAGCTTGTCCAGGGGTATGTATTGATAAATAACAATCCTGAAGCAAAAGCTTTCATCTCCTTTTTTGAAACCAAAGAGGCCAATGAGATTCTCAAAAAATACGGCTTTGTCGTACAGTAA
- a CDS encoding class I SAM-dependent methyltransferase: MFFKSIDFAHMYREHKAATDFKAKSREDWDAKSSDMAQSTINSPYVEDFISRMKLDGDEVVLDIGCGPGALSVPLAKKVKHVVAIDFSRAMLDELEAYAAREGVTNITTYHLGWEDDWSALPPIDVAVASRSMEVPDLDAALSKMSSIASKACYLTYKVGGSFVDMNILDYIGKTVRTKPDYWYIPLLLYKAGFLPRVDYIETGRGSVRAGSEEEFVQSLIWSIGSLEKEQQDKAREYYNRIVVGENRPPRPVHWAFIAWETSK; encoded by the coding sequence ATGTTTTTCAAATCCATCGATTTCGCGCACATGTACCGCGAACACAAAGCCGCCACCGATTTCAAGGCGAAAAGCCGCGAGGATTGGGATGCCAAATCCTCCGACATGGCGCAATCGACGATCAACAGCCCCTATGTGGAGGATTTCATCTCACGGATGAAGCTGGACGGCGACGAGGTGGTTCTCGACATCGGCTGCGGTCCCGGAGCGCTGAGCGTGCCGCTGGCCAAAAAAGTGAAACACGTCGTCGCCATCGACTTCTCGCGCGCCATGCTCGACGAGCTCGAAGCGTATGCCGCGCGCGAAGGGGTCACCAACATCACGACCTACCATCTGGGCTGGGAAGACGACTGGAGCGCTCTGCCTCCCATCGACGTCGCCGTGGCATCACGCTCGATGGAAGTCCCCGATCTGGATGCGGCACTCTCTAAAATGTCCTCTATCGCTTCCAAAGCATGTTATCTCACCTACAAAGTCGGCGGCAGCTTCGTCGACATGAATATCCTCGATTACATCGGCAAAACGGTCAGAACAAAACCCGACTACTGGTATATCCCCCTGCTATTGTACAAAGCGGGATTTCTCCCCCGCGTCGATTACATCGAGACCGGACGCGGCAGCGTGCGCGCCGGCAGCGAAGAAGAATTCGTCCAATCGCTGATCTGGAGCATCGGAAGTCTGGAGAAAGAACAGCAGGACAAAGCCAGAGAATACTACAACCGGATCGTTGTCGGCGAGAATCGTCCGCCGCGTCCGGTGCACTGGGCTTTTATCGCATGGGAGACCTCAAAATGA
- the modD gene encoding ModD protein: MILLNDAELEALLAEDVPYGDLTTASLGITDRRARITFATRERPLVVSCMEEAVRLCGLYGLEIDGFVKSGSLVPPQSVFLEAHGEAGSIHRIWKSVQNLLDYASGIATYTREAVLLARSINPDIVVATTRKTTPFTKKIAIKAVESGGGIAHRLGLSESILIFDYHRVFFPAEEAFAEALDRAKKANPEKKIVIEAADIAEALKFARLGADILQLEKFPLTKLSDAVRILRTDYPHLTLIATGGISVKNIAEYAATGVDMIVTSSPYSAQPADIKVRIEPL, from the coding sequence ATGATCCTTCTTAACGACGCTGAACTCGAAGCACTCCTCGCCGAGGACGTCCCCTACGGCGATCTGACCACCGCGTCGCTGGGGATCACCGACCGGCGCGCGCGCATCACCTTCGCCACCCGTGAGCGCCCTCTCGTCGTCTCGTGCATGGAAGAGGCAGTGCGTTTGTGCGGACTGTACGGATTGGAGATCGACGGTTTTGTCAAATCCGGCTCGCTCGTCCCGCCCCAAAGCGTTTTTCTCGAAGCGCACGGCGAAGCCGGATCGATACACCGTATCTGGAAGTCCGTGCAAAACCTCCTCGATTACGCAAGCGGGATCGCCACTTATACCCGTGAAGCGGTACTCTTGGCACGCAGTATCAATCCTGATATAGTGGTCGCCACCACCCGCAAAACAACCCCGTTTACAAAAAAAATCGCCATCAAAGCGGTCGAATCGGGCGGCGGGATCGCTCACCGTCTCGGACTTTCGGAAAGCATACTGATCTTTGATTATCACCGCGTCTTTTTCCCTGCGGAAGAGGCATTTGCCGAAGCTCTCGACCGTGCCAAAAAAGCCAATCCCGAAAAGAAAATCGTCATCGAAGCCGCCGACATCGCCGAGGCGCTCAAATTTGCCCGCCTCGGAGCCGACATTCTCCAGCTGGAGAAATTTCCCCTCACGAAACTTTCCGATGCCGTCCGCATCCTCCGGACCGATTATCCCCATCTTACCCTCATCGCCACCGGAGGGATCAGCGTCAAAAATATCGCCGAATACGCCGCGACGGGGGTAGATATGATCGTCACCTCATCGCCCTACAGTGCACAACCTGCCGATATCAAAGTGAGGATCGAGCCGTTATGA
- the modB gene encoding molybdate ABC transporter permease subunit, which translates to MEADFFQTMVLTFKLASVTTLILLLIGIPLAAYLAYGTVRFKSVVETIVSMPLVLPPSVLGFYLLLAFSPASALGEFLTEQGIRLAFSFEGLVIGSVLFSLPFMVHPIQSALSGVPRSVFEASYTLGKSKLTTMTRVVLPMIRSGLISGTVLAFAHTVGEFGVILMIGGNIPGETRVASIAIYDEVESLNYAMAHQYALTLFAVTFAILLLVYTLNKKSLGGIR; encoded by the coding sequence ATGGAAGCTGATTTTTTTCAAACGATGGTGCTGACGTTCAAACTGGCATCCGTCACGACGCTGATTCTCCTGCTGATCGGGATTCCGCTCGCCGCATACTTGGCATACGGCACCGTGCGCTTCAAAAGCGTCGTCGAGACGATCGTCTCCATGCCGCTCGTCCTTCCTCCATCGGTCCTGGGGTTTTATCTTCTCCTTGCGTTCAGCCCCGCGTCGGCTCTTGGGGAGTTTTTAACCGAACAGGGCATACGGCTGGCATTTTCGTTCGAGGGGCTCGTGATCGGTTCGGTCCTCTTCAGCCTCCCCTTCATGGTTCATCCGATACAGTCGGCCCTCTCCGGGGTTCCGCGCTCCGTCTTCGAAGCCTCCTACACGCTGGGCAAATCGAAACTGACAACGATGACGCGGGTGGTCTTGCCGATGATCCGAAGCGGGCTGATTTCGGGGACTGTCCTCGCGTTCGCCCATACGGTCGGCGAGTTCGGCGTGATCCTGATGATCGGTGGGAATATCCCGGGCGAGACCCGCGTCGCCTCGATCGCAATCTACGACGAGGTCGAGTCGCTCAACTACGCGATGGCTCACCAATACGCACTCACCCTCTTCGCGGTGACGTTTGCGATATTGCTGCTCGTCTACACCCTTAACAAAAAATCCCTGGGCGGCATCCGATGA
- a CDS encoding ATP-binding cassette domain-containing protein: MILINITKHLNTAEGPLEAVFDLSIGSGEFLTLFGPSGAGKTTLMRCIAGLETPDTGRIEVAGETWFDSGRKINLPPQKRSVGFVFQDYALFPTMNVRQNLLFAAETAEQKKGVDELIELVELSNLADRLPSTLSGGQKQRVALARALVRRPKILLLDEPLSALDPAMRQKLQNELALIHERLGVSTLLVSHDIAETVKLSDRLASVHAGRIERICPPMEFFSSQTLSGKLQLVGEVLKIEEDSPACVVTLLVGSSIVRTVTATQEASRLKIGEHAIISTKAFNPILLPIHQPKETP, encoded by the coding sequence ATGATATTGATCAATATTACCAAACACCTCAATACCGCCGAGGGACCGCTGGAGGCGGTTTTCGACCTCTCGATCGGCAGTGGGGAGTTCCTGACCCTCTTCGGCCCCTCGGGTGCCGGAAAAACAACCCTGATGCGCTGCATCGCGGGACTCGAAACTCCCGATACCGGCCGGATCGAAGTAGCGGGCGAAACGTGGTTCGATTCGGGCCGGAAGATCAATCTCCCGCCGCAGAAACGGAGTGTGGGATTCGTCTTCCAAGACTACGCCCTCTTTCCGACGATGAACGTGCGGCAAAACCTCCTTTTCGCCGCCGAAACCGCGGAGCAGAAAAAAGGGGTGGACGAGCTGATCGAACTGGTCGAGCTGAGCAACCTCGCCGACCGTCTGCCGTCCACCCTCTCGGGGGGACAAAAACAGCGCGTCGCCCTCGCCCGCGCCCTCGTACGCCGTCCGAAAATTCTGCTCCTCGACGAACCGCTCTCGGCGCTCGATCCCGCCATGCGCCAAAAGCTGCAAAACGAGCTGGCACTGATCCACGAGCGGCTCGGGGTGAGTACGCTGCTGGTGAGCCACGACATCGCCGAAACGGTCAAGCTCTCCGACCGCCTCGCCTCGGTTCATGCGGGACGGATCGAACGCATCTGCCCCCCGATGGAATTTTTCAGCTCCCAGACCCTCAGCGGCAAACTTCAGCTCGTGGGGGAAGTGCTGAAAATCGAAGAAGATTCCCCCGCGTGCGTCGTAACCCTTCTGGTAGGTTCCTCCATTGTCCGCACCGTTACGGCAACACAAGAAGCCTCGCGGCTAAAAATCGGGGAACACGCTATAATTTCGACCAAAGCGTTCAACCCGATTCTGCTGCCCATCCATCAACCCAAGGAAACCCCATGA
- a CDS encoding FKBP-type peptidyl-prolyl cis-trans isomerase, which yields MTVTVTVNTIVTLDYTVTTPEGHTVDEGQEPLIYVHGGYNNIFAPIEAGLEGKSVGDSFEISVPAAEAFGLYDDDLVVTESLENLPEEIEVGMQIEGHMEGNEDDMLIYIVQEISDTHAVLNANHPLAGIDMVFKGTVTDIVPADEETIRRLLEHSHDHH from the coding sequence ATGACCGTTACTGTTACCGTCAACACCATCGTTACCCTCGATTACACCGTCACTACCCCCGAAGGGCACACGGTCGATGAAGGGCAAGAACCCCTCATCTACGTACACGGCGGATACAACAACATTTTTGCCCCCATCGAAGCAGGGCTGGAGGGGAAATCGGTCGGAGATTCGTTTGAAATTTCCGTCCCCGCCGCCGAGGCGTTCGGCCTCTACGACGACGATCTGGTGGTCACCGAATCGCTCGAGAACCTCCCCGAAGAGATCGAAGTTGGAATGCAGATCGAAGGGCACATGGAAGGGAACGAAGATGATATGCTCATCTACATCGTCCAAGAAATCTCCGACACTCACGCCGTCTTAAACGCCAACCACCCCCTCGCGGGAATCGATATGGTTTTTAAAGGCACAGTCACCGACATCGTCCCCGCCGACGAAGAGACGATCCGCCGTTTACTCGAACATTCGCACGATCATCACTGA